AAAGAATCAGCATTACCTGGAACCGAACAGATTGATTCTGTTGGACAGTGTCCCGGAGCCATTTAATAGCTAACGGGAGCGAAGAAAATACTGCACTAGTTTCACCACTTCGAACGCGCATTTCCGAGTCATCCTTTAAGTCTTCGCTAAAAGCATCTGTGGTCTTGTCATCACCTCCTGATTTATGATGAGTTTTAAAGTTTATTCAAGAGAATCCAATTCTTACTCTTCAAAAGAAATCAGTTACCATGATAAATTTCTTACCTCTGTTTGAGTGCATGATGTTCTCCCATATCTTTTGAAGAGTGAACTGCCATGACAAATCAACTTCAGTTGGTGGCAAAGAATGAGATCCAACCTTGAAATAGACCGATGTATTAGGTACAAAGAGCGCCTTCTTGAAGTGTACACCTAAAATATCAGACAGATACTATTCAATTAAAAATCTCTACCTACATCTATTAAGAGACAATCTCTTCATACATCCTATCAAACACCTCACGACCAGTTTCCATTTCTTCTGACAGAACTTTAGTTTATATTTTCCAAAATTTCTTAAATTGTCAGTTTTCAATTCAGGATGCATAACTATTCTCCATTCTTGGTCAAGAAATTCATGTTGGATTCAGAAATTTATGGTGTATGTAGTTTGATAAAAGTTCAAACGACTATCACATCTGTTCAAAGATAGTTTTGGTCAAGTACTCACCATGACTGGCACATGTTTCCATCAGGCGAGGAAGAAGAACTTGAGGATCCCGCACTGACATGCAATTAAACAGCAGTATCTGCAATGGAATACATCACAAATATGAATCATTGCAGACTTAAGAGAATGGAGCATcagaaatataaaagaaaaaaaatgacatgCTGTGTATATTGTTACATAGACAaaccacaaaaaaaaattattaactcataaattttttattagttctccattttTGCGGATGGGGACAAAAACTGAAAGTAAAATGGATGTTCTATATTCATGAATTGCACAAGTAACAACAGCTTTGTACTCCACCTGTGTGGTTTGCTTTCTGACTCTCTCATTCAGGTGCTTGCTTACCAACTCGTGTGAGGACTTATCTTGTGGTTGATAACTTAAGACTTGTTGAGAAAACCATCTAGCACATACTTCTAAGCTTTCTGGGCTATGGGCTCCATCCAAATAGAAAACTAGTTCTCCATAGTTGTCAACGTCAAAATATGGATCAGGAACGATCTGAGCCCGCCCTTGCAAACTGGCTGTTGTTAATCCTTTTATGAACTGCTCAGGCAAAGAGCTCTATTCCAAGCACAAACAAGAAAGAAATCAACCAAAGTACAAATTGGGCATTTATAGAAAGTAGTCTCACTTACAGTATGTTCCAGGTGTGCAGCTTCAGCACGACCTGTCCTCTGAAGCCAAGAAGAGCATAGTGCTACGGCAAGACCTGCATTAACATATTGGTGCTCGCCTTCAAGCCCAAGTTTTAAACCATTGAGCAAATTGGCATCTAATGGTGGAACCACTTGAAGCGGTACCTGGTAATCAGCAAGATTTCCTCAGCACATTGAAGGGTATAAATTGAAGCTAGAGAGTATGAAGACTCTTCTTTTCTGTATATTTGATAGAATAGAATACAAGGTATTTATACACAAGCTGAAACAAATAAAAGACTATACAAATCCCTAGTAACTGAAATAGAGTAAATACTAGTTAATAGAATAAGTTCTAATCTAAGACTTATCATATTCTAAGACCTATCCTTCCACCTTCCATAACCGGCCAACTTGACATTCTACataaataaatgcattaaataCATCTATACTCATTCTGATTTCCTAGATGAACATCTTATCTTGTTTATAGTTTTAACAATGCATGGAAGTTGGAAAATTGGAATTTGACGAAGCTTGTGCAGCCTAATTAGCATGCATGAAGACATGGAAGGCACACCTCTAGTCGAAATGAAAACCTCAAGTTTTTGTAATAACAGTGAAGCTTTGTCAATTTTACAGTACTTCACACCATCAATTTTATTGAGTCCACACCTAAATCATTAATTTTCATATTCtttacaaagaaaaagaaaagcggATAACAAATAATAAAAGAGTGGAACTTACATCCAGCTGAGAAGCTTTCTCCTTGAGTACATTCATTGCTTCCTCAGGTTGAGGCACAGTAAATGCAGGAACACCATGCTGTATCCCAAGAAAGGAAAAAGGTATTAACAAGTAGTACTTCACTGTAAGTTTTCTTAGACAATAGAAGCAATTCTAGTTCTCATATGCTTCGACGAGCATCTTCAGCAAGTGTTTAATTGGGtatcaaaagaaaaggaaaaaaaaaagagtgcaCCTTGAAGATACCAGCCTTCTCCCCAGCAATTTCTCCAAGGGTATTACCTGTTATCAGTATCCACAAAACAGAATAAATAATAATCATCGGGCTCAAGAATTCTAGCTTGCTTTTATCAAACTACTTAAAAAAATCCTCACTAAGAGAAACCATTAAAACATGAAATGTTATACTACAGGCGAGAAACTATATCTCTATGACAATTTACTCCAATGTATTGACGCATAGTTTATCTGAAATCTTTAGTCATTATGACAAACACTTGGGATTTATATTGCCTGTCATGAGTGAATGCATAATGATATCACAATGATATTCATGTAACAATGTAAGCACTGACAAATTAATTATACAGTACACTCATAATTGCAATATCACGCTTTACATAATTACTTGTTAGTACCTACGCTACAGAAACAGAAAACTAACCAAGAATTTCCATGTGGTCATACCCAAGGGAAGATATACCGCACACAACAGGTGCCTCAACCTGAAATATATGATCATCTACACTTAAAACAAGTATTGTGAATAATGATTAATTGATCTATTTCCCTAACAATATTACATACCACATTTGTTGCATCAAATTTTCCTCCTAACCCAACCTCCAAGATAGCAACATCTACCTGCATGAAAGATCAcactaaaattataatttttttcccCAATTCCAGTTTATTTATATCTCTTGCAAGTTGAAATGGGAAAGGATGTTAAATGGAAGCAGCATGTCCTCGAATATGACATGACACACATCAAACCTGCTCTGCTGAAAATATCTTGAAGGCTAGCAATGCAAGGAAGCGAAAATAAGATGGCATTGGTATATCCTCATTAGTCTTTTCCTGGAtacaaaaatcataaaaagtaaataaatcaagttatCTATGGAAAACTTGAGTAAAAAGAAAAACAGACGCAGGGAGAGAAAGGAAGGAATGGATGCCCCATTTCTCACTGTTGATACAATGTACCAAAATACcaccagaaaaaagaaaaagaaaaaaaagtgatGGTGAGAGGGGGAAAATTAAACGTGGCAAATAAACTTACCTTTAATCTGTCAAAGCACCACCAGAAATATGCCATGTATTTTTCTTCACATATATCGACACTGCGGTATCGAGAAATATTGAGAAAACTCAATCAGTACCTTTTGATGTGGGAAATGAAATAGGCATATAACCAATAAATTAACAGCTGATATAAGTCTTGGGACCGACAAAAATAGTCAacaatttaccaaaaaaaaaactcaGGACAATGATaaagtttgaaaaaatatttaatcaaacATAAACCCAGGTTTTTAGAAAAGAAAAAGACAACAGTTGTCAAATAAATTCGGACTCTGTCAAGTTGATGTAACCCACACCCACCCCCTAAAAAAATTAGAACTGAATCAAGTAGTCCATGGCCCCACGAATGGATTTCCAAGACTCACCCGTTTAACCGAAACCTTTCTCTGACATCAATGAGATGAGGAGAAGTAAAAAGTCCAGTATGAAATCCACAATTACGCAATATAGATTCTGTGAAGGTGCAGGTGGAGCCCTTTTACACCCCAAACAGAAAAATAATTAGCATCACAGTATATTAAGAGCAAGTTGTGACTGAATGCACATTTACTGTTTTAGCAAAATTCTCAGCTACAAAACAAGATGTAAGCAAAAACATGCAATATAATTATGAAGTTCTTTATAAAAGCACCATTCAGAAGAAATTAGAAACAAACTTTAACAAGCAAAAACGAGTGGAGCAGAAGAATTTGATACCTTTCCCTTTGTACCAGCCACATGAATAACCTTCATTTTGGATATTGACTCCTCCAAATCCAGCATCTATTATTTCCATCCCAACAACATTAACATACGCAAATTTGAGCTCAAATATACTAATTCAAGCTAATAAATACAAAAactaaagcaaaaaaaaaaagattttcttCAACGTCCGTTAACAATTCATACTTAGTCTAGCAAAGAATAAACAAAACTTACCTTTATATAATCAACGAGCAGTTCGAATCGATCGCCGTTATTGCTCTTATCGGCGCGACTGCGTTTCGTAATCAAAGAAGACAAGGCGTCCATGGCTTCTTGGTATGCAGTTGCTTTTGGATCTTCATATTGAACAGAAAGTTAATCAAGTTAAGAAGTAAAAATTTGCATTAAAAGAGGGAAAAAAGTAATGAAGAAGAGATGAGGCACACAGTACACTGTACCTTCAGCCATGGCGATTCGGGTATGAGAATGACAGAGAGCGAAATGGGTGCGTTTGGTGAAGTG
This genomic interval from Humulus lupulus chromosome 8, drHumLupu1.1, whole genome shotgun sequence contains the following:
- the LOC133798369 gene encoding folylpolyglutamate synthase isoform X2, whose protein sequence is MWLVQRESVDICEEKYMAYFWWCFDRLKEKTNEDIPMPSYFRFLALLAFKIFSAEQVDVAILEVGLGGKFDATNVVEAPVVCGISSLGYDHMEILGNTLGEIAGEKAGIFKHGVPAFTVPQPEEAMNVLKEKASQLDVPLQVVPPLDANLLNGLKLGLEGEHQYVNAGLAVALCSSWLQRTGRAEAAHLEHTSSLPEQFIKGLTTASLQGRAQIVPDPYFDVDNYGELVFYLDGAHSPESLEVCARWFSQQVLSYQPQDKSSHELVSKHLNERVRKQTTQILLFNCMSVRDPQVLLPRLMETCASHGVHFKKALFVPNTSVYFKVGSHSLPPTEVDLSWQFTLQKIWENIMHSNRGGDDKTTDAFSEDLKDDSEMRVRSGETSAVFSSLPLAIKWLRDTVQQNQSVRFQVLVTGSLHLVGDALRLVKK
- the LOC133798369 gene encoding folylpolyglutamate synthase isoform X1, translating into MAEDPKATAYQEAMDALSSLITKRSRADKSNNGDRFELLVDYIKMLDLEESISKMKVIHVAGTKGKGSTCTFTESILRNCGFHTGLFTSPHLIDVRERFRLNGVDICEEKYMAYFWWCFDRLKEKTNEDIPMPSYFRFLALLAFKIFSAEQVDVAILEVGLGGKFDATNVVEAPVVCGISSLGYDHMEILGNTLGEIAGEKAGIFKHGVPAFTVPQPEEAMNVLKEKASQLDVPLQVVPPLDANLLNGLKLGLEGEHQYVNAGLAVALCSSWLQRTGRAEAAHLEHTSSLPEQFIKGLTTASLQGRAQIVPDPYFDVDNYGELVFYLDGAHSPESLEVCARWFSQQVLSYQPQDKSSHELVSKHLNERVRKQTTQILLFNCMSVRDPQVLLPRLMETCASHGVHFKKALFVPNTSVYFKVGSHSLPPTEVDLSWQFTLQKIWENIMHSNRGGDDKTTDAFSEDLKDDSEMRVRSGETSAVFSSLPLAIKWLRDTVQQNQSVRFQVLVTGSLHLVGDALRLVKK